A DNA window from Solanum lycopersicum chromosome 3, SLM_r2.1 contains the following coding sequences:
- the LOC101244850 gene encoding ASI1-immunoprecipitated protein 2 isoform X3: MQGPFVEPICSFQTNTVSTEVNKESIPCTQNQTVGGRLVAGSCNVCSTPCSSCFPASQSLMESKVDELSGETGINSLSFSVNDVSSSDKTRKCEIRQSSEIDSAICTSSSSLSFSANAEVKANARTSDVSSVTSDGAVLVELKDLKSFEGLDDNMSCIVGGYEANKLSSFSKMREDKSSLQCSSTSTGKTINNQTSAGCVHVKVEADDGSPIDHSRQNESSGEENNKAPTEATSSRNVHSTGDCLENNHSSLKNDVKSEASDDLPADTCPEKNDQKNVGSPVSSDTKNALQSHQMDESEESDVEELDVKVCDICGDAGREDLLAICCKCTDGAEHTYCMREMLQKVPEGDWMCEECKFDEEMRNRKEDKSVKFDGNGKSYPTGQKIAVGNTGLTIKTESKPPDFDGDIASDPKTPGKRRMDDTEYSAAKKQALEPVPASPKTLSPNKLPALSRESSFKNSDKGKLKSANQFSSGGLSVHDTPAWGSRLQTSRGTFSKSNSFSSLAAKRKVLLVDEGFLPKQKLVRESTGLDVKESSTRSMNKSMSFRSISTSRNNVSESKVKMLSPKFPPAQDKGQMQTKERNQFERKNSFRSERSPGTSVPSRTDQRSAFRGDPSPLPSSSNIRDTRTGQLDSKPMSLLKSSGAVARRTQDISVHSDEAKKKTSHTSMSTGAPATNKISSSDQRPDQSSARDDSLPNSYIAERPTSNTGEGLSDGLPQPSESKNVGERTKESSGRRLKHTGTGTKSLFCQKCKGSGHLTDGCTVEVSELFSSDVSAVRNSREAPNGTSNLKAAIEAAMLKKPGVCWKNRVVDQSDDLAVSNTNAETTAPDPLCGSSSRRMLSSNEDGHGVPLNSITGSHKQEIGSLRQLSVLPAEALTGAGNLVPILLSDGKSSLVDLHRYSQAAMSILSKTAFPEHEYIWQGAFEVQKSGRTLDLCDGIQAHLSSCASPNVLDAVHKFPQKVLFNEVSRSSTWPIQFQEYGVKEDNIALFFFAQDVGSYERCYKILLENMIRNDTALKANLQGVELLIFPSNRLPEKSQRWNMMFFLWGVFRVKKVQATTGKPSLVPQDTPKLIMPFPENIHCLGPVDNVTSGNVPMDVEVTTPKKSSCPLVNGNVDSIAAQVCKGDSAHTNLEHLEPRSMSSVPVSHMDVAPERRQFGIFQVVGDAGCECKVEVPSNSAPAANSQPSRSVNEAAGHMQEKTSVGSMEKGFCSTNGRKFEINLEDEYKDEEASETSGSAATEPTRKELNNDVSNHLKRPRSVDTVMQYADSGVNRATRLFNDNDQVEEAHHDKKLKTSIGGSYGNSEQTSSSDDFLSRMRGSSYGPYLPDTGYDEVLSKAPVPECTESAERYFFPVDPNPGKASSTPWQMHHPDNDRLSDRVPNLELALGGESNSQTRGIPPFLVGKVDKKIIQLQGGETQSLTQGIPPFLVGKVDKKIIKDHGGETHPATPGIPSFLVGKVDKKVSQDHSSAKEAVGVEEVEDVSASLSLSLSFPFPEKEQQKGSVSQTEQAISETRRGNTPLLFFGGLGNK, from the exons ATGCAAGGGCCGTTTGTTGAACCTATCTGTAGCTTCCAGACGAATACG GTGTCAACTGAAGTCAATAAGGAATCTATCCCGTGTACTCAGAATCAGACTGTCGGTGGAAGACTAGTCGCTGGATCGTGTAACGTGTGCTCCACTCCTTGCTCTTCTTGTTTTCCTGCTAGTCAAAGTCTCATGGAGTCAAAAGTTGATGAATTATCTGGGGAAACAGGTATAAATAGCTTAAGTTTCTCTGTCAATGATGTTTCATCTTCTGATAAGACTAGAAAATGTGAAATTAGACAGAGTAGTGAAATAGACAGCGCAATCTGCACTAGTTCAAGTAGCTTATCTTTCTCTGCAAACGCTGAAGTTAAAGCAAATGCAAGGACTTCTGATGTTTCATCAGTTACTTCAGATGGTGCAGTGCTTGTGGAGTTAAAGGATCTCAAATCTTTTGAAGGCCTTGATGACAACATGTCGTGTATCGTTGGAGGCTATGAAGCTAATAAATTATCCAGCTTCAGTAAGATGAGGGAAGACAAATCAAGTCTTCAGTGTTCTTCTACTTCTACTGGGAAAACTATAAATAATCAAACTTCTGCTGGATGTGTACACGTGAAAGTTGAGGCTGATGATGGTAGTCCAATTGACCATAGTAGGCAGAATGAAAGCAGTGGGGAAGAAAATAATAAGGCTCCTACTGAGGCGACCTCTTCAAGAAATGTACATAGTACGGGAGACTGTTTGGAAAATAACCATTCATCATTAAAGAATGACGTGAAATCTGAAGCTTCTGATGATCTACCTGCTGATACTTGTCCTGAGAAGAATGACCAAAAGAATGTTGGATCACCTGTGTCCTCTGATACAAAGAATGCCTTACAATCACATCAAATGGATGAGAGTGAGGAATCCGACGTTGAGGAGCTAGAT GTGAAAGTTTGTGATATATGTGGAGATGCTGGTCGGGAGGATTTACTTGCCATATGTTGTAAATGTACAGATGGTGCAGAACATAC TTATTGCATGcgagaaatgttacaaaaagtTCCAGAGGGTGATTGGATGTGCGAGGAATGCAAATTTGATGAGGAAATGAGAAATCGGAAAGAAGATAAATCTGTGAAGTTTGATGGAAATGGAAAAAGTTATCCTACTGGTCAAAAAATTGCAGTTGGCAATACAGGCCTTACCATAAAAACGGAATCGAAGCCTCCTGATTTTGACGGTGATATAGCTTCTGACCCTAAAACTCCTGGCAAGAGGCGCATGGATGATACTGAATATTCTGCAGCAAAGAAGCAGGCTCTTGAACCAGTTCCGGCATCACCCAAAACACTGAGTCCCAATAAACTTCCTGCCCTTTCTCGTGAAAGTTCATTTAAAAACTCAGATAAGGGGAAGTTGAAATCTGCAAATCAGTTTTCTTCTGGAGGTCTTTCTGTTCATGATACGCCAGCTTGGGGGTCACGACTACAAACTTCTAGAG GTACTTTTTCCAAGTCAAATTCTTTCAGTTCCCTGGCTGCAAAACGAAAAGTGCTACTTGTAGATGAAGGTTTTCTGCCGAAGCAGAAATTGGTCAGAGAGTCCACTGGTCTTGATGTGAAAGAGAGTTCTACTCGATCAATGAACAAATCTATGTCATTTAGATCGATAAGCACTAGCCGCAACAATGTCTCTGAATCAAAAGTTAAGATGTTATCCCCCAAGTTTCCCCCTGCTCAGGACAAAGGACAAATGCAGACAAAAGAAcgaaatcaatttgaaaggaAGAATTCTTTTAGATCAGAGCGTTCTCCCGGTACTTCTGTTCCTTCTAGAACCGATCAAAGATCAGCATTTCGAGGTGACCCTTCGCCACTTCCTTCCTCAAGTAACATCCGTGATACGCGAACAGGTCAGCTTGACAGCAAACCTATGTCACTATTGAAATCTTCTGGTGCCGTTGCTCGTAGGACACAAGATATATCTGTTCATTCAG ATGAAGCTAAGAAGAAAACATCTCACACATCCATGTCCACAGGAGCTCCTGCTACCAATAAAATTAGTAGCTCTGATCAGCGACCTGACCAGAGTAGTGCAAGAGATGATTCTTTGCCGAACTCTTATATTGCTGAGAGACCAACATCTAACACTGGTGAAGGTCTGTCTGATGGTCTGCCCCAGCCGAGTGAATCAAAAAATGTTGGTGAGAGGACAAAGGAGAGTTCTGGGAGACGCTTAAAACACACTGGAACTGGTACTAAGTCACTCTTCTGCCAGAAGTGTAAAGGAAGCGGTCACTTGACAGATGGTTGCACTGTTGAGGTGtctgaattattttcttctgaTGTTTCTGCTGTAAGAAATTCTAGAGAGGCCCCAAATGGCACGAGCAATCTTAAAGCTGCAATTGAGGCGGCTATGCTAAAGAAGCCTGGAGTATGCTGGAAGAATAGGGTTGTTGATCAATCTGATGATTTAGCTGTGTCAAACACAAATGCTGAAACAACAGCTCCGGATCCATTATGTGGTTCAAGTAGCAGAAGAATGTTGTCATCCAACGAGGATGGCCATGGGGTGCCATTAAACTCTATTACTGGCTCTCATAAACAGGAAATCGGTAGCTTGAGGCAGCTGTCAGTGCTTCCTGCTGAAGCCCTTACCGGAGCAGGGAATCTGGTGCCTATTCTTCTGTCTGATGGAAAATCTTCACTTGTTGATTTACATAGATATTCACAAGCAGCAATGTCGATACTTTCGAAGACAGCATTTCCAGAGCATGAATATATATGGCA GGGTGCTTTTGAGGTTCAGAAGAGTGGAAGAACTCTTGACTTATGTGATGGAATTCAGGCTCATTTATCAAGTTGTGCATCACCCAATGTTCTTGACGCAGTACACAAATTTCCTCAAAAGGTCCTCTTTAATGAGGTATCACGATCGAGTACATGGCCAATACAATTTCAGGAGTATGgtgttaaagaagataatattgCACTGTTCTTTTTTGCTCAAGATGTTGGAAG CTATGAGAGATGCTACAAAATTTTGCTGGAGAATATGATTAGGAACGACACGGCTCTCAAAGCAAATCTTCAAGGTGTTGAACTTCTGATATTCCCATCTAACCGACTTCCTGAAAAATCTCAAC GGTGGAATATGATGTTCTTCCTATGGGGTGTCTTTAGAGTGAAGAAGGTGCAGGCAACGACTGGAAAGCCATCTCTTGTACCCCAAGATACTCCAAAATTAATCATGCCTTTTCCGGAGAATATACATTGTCTCGGACCTGTAGACAATGTTACAAGTGGTAATGTTCCCATGGATGTTGAGGTAACTACTCCAAAGAAGTCTAGCTGTCCATTAGTTAATGGAAATGTTGATTCTATAGCGGCCCAAGTATGCAAAGGTGACTCTGCACACACAAATTTGGAGCATCTGGAGCCTAGATCCATGAGTTCTGTACCGGTCAGCCACATGGATGTTGCCCCAGAGAGGAGACAGTTTGGCATTTTCCAG GTGGTTGGAGATGCTGGATGTGAATGCAAAGTGGAAGTGCCAAGTAATTCTGCACCAGCTGCCAATTCTCAGCCATCCCGCTCTGTTAATGAAGCTGCAGGTCATATGCAGGAGAAAACATCTGTGGGCAGCATGGAGAAAGGCTTCTGTAGCACAAATGGTAGGAAATTTGAGATAAATCTGGAAGACGAGTATAAAGATGAAGAGGCATCTGAAACGAGTGGAAGTGCAGCTACGGAACCGACACGGAAGGAGCTCAATAATGATGTGTCGAACCACCTGAAACGTCCACGTTCAGTGGACACTGTGATGCAATATGCTGACTCTGGAGTTAATCGAGCAACTCGACTTTTTAACGATAATGACCAAGTTGAAGAGGCACACCATGACAAAAAGTTGAAGACTAGTATTGGTGGGTCTTATGGTAATAGCGAGCAAACTAGTTCCAGTGATGATTTTTTGTCACGGATGCGTGGTTCCTCTTATGGACCCTACCTTCCGGATACTGGGTATGATGAAGTTCTGAGTAAGGCACCTGTTCCGGAGTGCACAGAGAGTGCTGAAAGATATTTCTTCCCTGTTGATCCAAATCCTGGTAAGGCTAGCTCGACGCCTTGGCAAATGCATCATCCAGACAATGATCGGCTTAGTGATAGAGTCCCGAATCTTGAGCTAGCATTAGGTGGTGAGTCAAATTCACAGACTCGGGGAATCCCACCCTTTTTAGTTGGGAAAGTAGACAAGAAAATTATTCAGCTCCAAGGTGGTGAGACACAATCGCTGACCCAGGGCATCCCACCCTTTTTAGTTGGGAAAGTAGACAAGAAAATCATTAAGGACCATGGTGGTGAGACACATCCGGCAACTCCAGGAATCCCATCCTTTTTAGTTGGGAAAGTAGACAAGAAAGTGAGTCAGGACCATTCTTCAGCTAAGGAAGCAGTTGGAGTGGAGGAGGTAGAGGATGTCTCTGCTTCTCTCTCCCTTTCTCTTTCATTTCCTTTCCCGGAAAAGGAACAACAGAAAGGTTCTGTTTCACAAACTGAGCAGGCAATATCTGAAACAAGACGCGGTAATACACCTCTCCTCTTCTTTGGGGGACTCGGCAACAAGTAG
- the LOC101244850 gene encoding ASI1-immunoprecipitated protein 2 isoform X13: MESKVDELSGETGINSLSFSVNDVSSSDKTRKCEIRQSSEIDSAICTSSSSLSFSANAEVKANARTSDVSSVTSDGAVLVELKDLKSFEGLDDNMSCIVGGYEANKLSSFSKMREDKSSLQCSSTSTGKTINNQTSAGCVHVKVEADDGSPIDHSRQNESSGEENNKAPTEATSSRNVHSTGDCLENNHSSLKNDVKSEASDDLPADTCPEKNDQKNVGSPVSSDTKNALQSHQMDESEESDVEELDVKVCDICGDAGREDLLAICCKCTDGAEHTYCMREMLQKVPEGDWMCEECKFDEEMRNRKEDKSVKFDGNGKSYPTGQKIAVGNTGLTIKTESKPPDFDGDIASDPKTPGKRRMDDTEYSAAKKQALEPVPASPKTLSPNKLPALSRESSFKNSDKGKLKSANQFSSGGLSVHDTPAWGSRLQTSRGTFSKSNSFSSLAAKRKVLLVDEGFLPKQKLVRESTGLDVKESSTRSMNKSMSFRSISTSRNNVSESKVKMLSPKFPPAQDKGQMQTKERNQFERKNSFRSERSPGTSVPSRTDQRSAFRGDPSPLPSSSNIRDTRTGQLDSKPMSLLKSSGAVARRTQDISVHSGAPATNKISSSDQRPDQSSARDDSLPNSYIAERPTSNTGEGLSDGLPQPSESKNVGERTKESSGRRLKHTGTGTKSLFCQKCKGSGHLTDGCTVEVSELFSSDVSAVRNSREAPNGTSNLKAAIEAAMLKKPGVCWKNRVVDQSDDLAVSNTNAETTAPDPLCGSSSRRMLSSNEDGHGVPLNSITGSHKQEIGSLRQLSVLPAEALTGAGNLVPILLSDGKSSLVDLHRYSQAAMSILSKTAFPEHEYIWQGAFEVQKSGRTLDLCDGIQAHLSSCASPNVLDAVHKFPQKVLFNEVSRSSTWPIQFQEYGVKEDNIALFFFAQDVGSYERCYKILLENMIRNDTALKANLQGVELLIFPSNRLPEKSQRWNMMFFLWGVFRVKKVQATTGKPSLVPQDTPKLIMPFPENIHCLGPVDNVTSGNVPMDVEVTTPKKSSCPLVNGNVDSIAAQVCKGDSAHTNLEHLEPRSMSSVPVSHMDVAPERRQFGIFQVVGDAGCECKVEVPSNSAPAANSQPSRSVNEAAGHMQEKTSVGSMEKGFCSTNGRKFEINLEDEYKDEEASETSGSAATEPTRKELNNDVSNHLKRPRSVDTVMQYADSGVNRATRLFNDNDQVEEAHHDKKLKTSIGGSYGNSEQTSSSDDFLSRMRGSSYGPYLPDTGYDEVLSKAPVPECTESAERYFFPVDPNPGKASSTPWQMHHPDNDRLSDRVPNLELALGGESNSQTRGIPPFLVGKVDKKIIQLQGGETQSLTQGIPPFLVGKVDKKIIKDHGGETHPATPGIPSFLVGKVDKKVSQDHSSAKEAVGVEEVEDVSASLSLSLSFPFPEKEQQKGSVSQTEQAISETRRGNTPLLFFGGLGNK; the protein is encoded by the exons ATGGAGTCAAAAGTTGATGAATTATCTGGGGAAACAGGTATAAATAGCTTAAGTTTCTCTGTCAATGATGTTTCATCTTCTGATAAGACTAGAAAATGTGAAATTAGACAGAGTAGTGAAATAGACAGCGCAATCTGCACTAGTTCAAGTAGCTTATCTTTCTCTGCAAACGCTGAAGTTAAAGCAAATGCAAGGACTTCTGATGTTTCATCAGTTACTTCAGATGGTGCAGTGCTTGTGGAGTTAAAGGATCTCAAATCTTTTGAAGGCCTTGATGACAACATGTCGTGTATCGTTGGAGGCTATGAAGCTAATAAATTATCCAGCTTCAGTAAGATGAGGGAAGACAAATCAAGTCTTCAGTGTTCTTCTACTTCTACTGGGAAAACTATAAATAATCAAACTTCTGCTGGATGTGTACACGTGAAAGTTGAGGCTGATGATGGTAGTCCAATTGACCATAGTAGGCAGAATGAAAGCAGTGGGGAAGAAAATAATAAGGCTCCTACTGAGGCGACCTCTTCAAGAAATGTACATAGTACGGGAGACTGTTTGGAAAATAACCATTCATCATTAAAGAATGACGTGAAATCTGAAGCTTCTGATGATCTACCTGCTGATACTTGTCCTGAGAAGAATGACCAAAAGAATGTTGGATCACCTGTGTCCTCTGATACAAAGAATGCCTTACAATCACATCAAATGGATGAGAGTGAGGAATCCGACGTTGAGGAGCTAGAT GTGAAAGTTTGTGATATATGTGGAGATGCTGGTCGGGAGGATTTACTTGCCATATGTTGTAAATGTACAGATGGTGCAGAACATAC TTATTGCATGcgagaaatgttacaaaaagtTCCAGAGGGTGATTGGATGTGCGAGGAATGCAAATTTGATGAGGAAATGAGAAATCGGAAAGAAGATAAATCTGTGAAGTTTGATGGAAATGGAAAAAGTTATCCTACTGGTCAAAAAATTGCAGTTGGCAATACAGGCCTTACCATAAAAACGGAATCGAAGCCTCCTGATTTTGACGGTGATATAGCTTCTGACCCTAAAACTCCTGGCAAGAGGCGCATGGATGATACTGAATATTCTGCAGCAAAGAAGCAGGCTCTTGAACCAGTTCCGGCATCACCCAAAACACTGAGTCCCAATAAACTTCCTGCCCTTTCTCGTGAAAGTTCATTTAAAAACTCAGATAAGGGGAAGTTGAAATCTGCAAATCAGTTTTCTTCTGGAGGTCTTTCTGTTCATGATACGCCAGCTTGGGGGTCACGACTACAAACTTCTAGAG GTACTTTTTCCAAGTCAAATTCTTTCAGTTCCCTGGCTGCAAAACGAAAAGTGCTACTTGTAGATGAAGGTTTTCTGCCGAAGCAGAAATTGGTCAGAGAGTCCACTGGTCTTGATGTGAAAGAGAGTTCTACTCGATCAATGAACAAATCTATGTCATTTAGATCGATAAGCACTAGCCGCAACAATGTCTCTGAATCAAAAGTTAAGATGTTATCCCCCAAGTTTCCCCCTGCTCAGGACAAAGGACAAATGCAGACAAAAGAAcgaaatcaatttgaaaggaAGAATTCTTTTAGATCAGAGCGTTCTCCCGGTACTTCTGTTCCTTCTAGAACCGATCAAAGATCAGCATTTCGAGGTGACCCTTCGCCACTTCCTTCCTCAAGTAACATCCGTGATACGCGAACAGGTCAGCTTGACAGCAAACCTATGTCACTATTGAAATCTTCTGGTGCCGTTGCTCGTAGGACACAAGATATATCTGTTCATTCAG GAGCTCCTGCTACCAATAAAATTAGTAGCTCTGATCAGCGACCTGACCAGAGTAGTGCAAGAGATGATTCTTTGCCGAACTCTTATATTGCTGAGAGACCAACATCTAACACTGGTGAAGGTCTGTCTGATGGTCTGCCCCAGCCGAGTGAATCAAAAAATGTTGGTGAGAGGACAAAGGAGAGTTCTGGGAGACGCTTAAAACACACTGGAACTGGTACTAAGTCACTCTTCTGCCAGAAGTGTAAAGGAAGCGGTCACTTGACAGATGGTTGCACTGTTGAGGTGtctgaattattttcttctgaTGTTTCTGCTGTAAGAAATTCTAGAGAGGCCCCAAATGGCACGAGCAATCTTAAAGCTGCAATTGAGGCGGCTATGCTAAAGAAGCCTGGAGTATGCTGGAAGAATAGGGTTGTTGATCAATCTGATGATTTAGCTGTGTCAAACACAAATGCTGAAACAACAGCTCCGGATCCATTATGTGGTTCAAGTAGCAGAAGAATGTTGTCATCCAACGAGGATGGCCATGGGGTGCCATTAAACTCTATTACTGGCTCTCATAAACAGGAAATCGGTAGCTTGAGGCAGCTGTCAGTGCTTCCTGCTGAAGCCCTTACCGGAGCAGGGAATCTGGTGCCTATTCTTCTGTCTGATGGAAAATCTTCACTTGTTGATTTACATAGATATTCACAAGCAGCAATGTCGATACTTTCGAAGACAGCATTTCCAGAGCATGAATATATATGGCA GGGTGCTTTTGAGGTTCAGAAGAGTGGAAGAACTCTTGACTTATGTGATGGAATTCAGGCTCATTTATCAAGTTGTGCATCACCCAATGTTCTTGACGCAGTACACAAATTTCCTCAAAAGGTCCTCTTTAATGAGGTATCACGATCGAGTACATGGCCAATACAATTTCAGGAGTATGgtgttaaagaagataatattgCACTGTTCTTTTTTGCTCAAGATGTTGGAAG CTATGAGAGATGCTACAAAATTTTGCTGGAGAATATGATTAGGAACGACACGGCTCTCAAAGCAAATCTTCAAGGTGTTGAACTTCTGATATTCCCATCTAACCGACTTCCTGAAAAATCTCAAC GGTGGAATATGATGTTCTTCCTATGGGGTGTCTTTAGAGTGAAGAAGGTGCAGGCAACGACTGGAAAGCCATCTCTTGTACCCCAAGATACTCCAAAATTAATCATGCCTTTTCCGGAGAATATACATTGTCTCGGACCTGTAGACAATGTTACAAGTGGTAATGTTCCCATGGATGTTGAGGTAACTACTCCAAAGAAGTCTAGCTGTCCATTAGTTAATGGAAATGTTGATTCTATAGCGGCCCAAGTATGCAAAGGTGACTCTGCACACACAAATTTGGAGCATCTGGAGCCTAGATCCATGAGTTCTGTACCGGTCAGCCACATGGATGTTGCCCCAGAGAGGAGACAGTTTGGCATTTTCCAG GTGGTTGGAGATGCTGGATGTGAATGCAAAGTGGAAGTGCCAAGTAATTCTGCACCAGCTGCCAATTCTCAGCCATCCCGCTCTGTTAATGAAGCTGCAGGTCATATGCAGGAGAAAACATCTGTGGGCAGCATGGAGAAAGGCTTCTGTAGCACAAATGGTAGGAAATTTGAGATAAATCTGGAAGACGAGTATAAAGATGAAGAGGCATCTGAAACGAGTGGAAGTGCAGCTACGGAACCGACACGGAAGGAGCTCAATAATGATGTGTCGAACCACCTGAAACGTCCACGTTCAGTGGACACTGTGATGCAATATGCTGACTCTGGAGTTAATCGAGCAACTCGACTTTTTAACGATAATGACCAAGTTGAAGAGGCACACCATGACAAAAAGTTGAAGACTAGTATTGGTGGGTCTTATGGTAATAGCGAGCAAACTAGTTCCAGTGATGATTTTTTGTCACGGATGCGTGGTTCCTCTTATGGACCCTACCTTCCGGATACTGGGTATGATGAAGTTCTGAGTAAGGCACCTGTTCCGGAGTGCACAGAGAGTGCTGAAAGATATTTCTTCCCTGTTGATCCAAATCCTGGTAAGGCTAGCTCGACGCCTTGGCAAATGCATCATCCAGACAATGATCGGCTTAGTGATAGAGTCCCGAATCTTGAGCTAGCATTAGGTGGTGAGTCAAATTCACAGACTCGGGGAATCCCACCCTTTTTAGTTGGGAAAGTAGACAAGAAAATTATTCAGCTCCAAGGTGGTGAGACACAATCGCTGACCCAGGGCATCCCACCCTTTTTAGTTGGGAAAGTAGACAAGAAAATCATTAAGGACCATGGTGGTGAGACACATCCGGCAACTCCAGGAATCCCATCCTTTTTAGTTGGGAAAGTAGACAAGAAAGTGAGTCAGGACCATTCTTCAGCTAAGGAAGCAGTTGGAGTGGAGGAGGTAGAGGATGTCTCTGCTTCTCTCTCCCTTTCTCTTTCATTTCCTTTCCCGGAAAAGGAACAACAGAAAGGTTCTGTTTCACAAACTGAGCAGGCAATATCTGAAACAAGACGCGGTAATACACCTCTCCTCTTCTTTGGGGGACTCGGCAACAAGTAG